GACCCTAACTCAACGTCAGCCTGGGATGCAGTGATCAAGGGGTCCAAGAAGTGGGTCTTGTTTCCTCCTGATCTAATTCCCCCAGGGGTGCATCCAAGCCCGGATGGTGCAGAGGTGGCATGTCCTGTTTCAATCATTGAGTGGTTCATGAACTTCTATATAACAACTAAAACTTGGAAAAAGAAACCTATTGAGTGCATCTGTAAGGCTGGAGAGGTGATCTTTGTGCCTAATGGATGGTGGCATTTGGTGATCAACCTGGAGGAATCCATTGCCATTACACAGAATTATGCTAGCAGGTATGGTCCTTGTACTATCTATTTGTTTCATGGtttaaaatttcattcattGTTTGTGGAGAATGCCATTATTAATAATCAAATGTGGTGAACTATGTTTCTACATCATTAACAAGTGGTCTTCAGTACCTCATTTAAGATTGAGTTCGCAATAGTTTGCTTGCCAAAGTTGATAATTTAAAATGCTTCTTATGACTGTTTGTTCAAGAGCCACAGCAACTTATAGTTGATTTGCCCCATAATTGAGTCAATTTCAGAAGCATTGGCATGTAATGCTGTTGTTGTACATATGAGTCTATCAAATGTAGGAATGCTTTACAGGTCGAAATGAATATGATAGGGTGGTGGGTAATTTGTTGGTGTCAACTCATGGTATCAAGGAAACAAAGATAGTTCTTTCCTGTTCACTTCAAGAGTCTATGTAAGTGGTCTCGTTTCTAGTTGAACACACATCATCCCAAACATATTTCCATCTAACATTATAATGTCCATATCTGAACCCAAGCGCCTGGGAAAAGCAGAATAGTTGATGGAATTATGGAATAGtagatcttttttctttataagtaatcgaaatttTGTTAAAACGCAAAAAGACGTaacctaagtacacaagaagtatacaagaaaattctgaaaactagaaatatgaaaataattataggCAACCATCTAATAGTAAAGGGTTTTGAAGAAAAGGGCCTTTAATTCCATCACTGTTTTCTTGGGATCTTCAAAACTTCGATAATTTCTCTCTcgaaatacaccacattaagcaaGACAGATTCATCTTCCATACTGCTACACTTTGAGACTACCAAATTGCCCTCTCTAACATGTGAAGAGATCCACTACTCTTTGAGGCATGTCCCACTCTAAGCCAAATAGATTGAAAATAGTGTTCCATAAAGCACTAGCTATCTCGCAATGAAACTACAAAATTATCAATGGTTTCCTCACTTTTCTTGGACATGCAACACCAATCTACCACTATGATATGTCGCTTCCGTGAGTTATCCATATTGAAGATCTTCCCTAAAGCAGTTGACCAAGCAAAGAAAGTTGCTCTCAAGGGAGCCTTAttcttccaaatactcttccaagggaaatgaATACTATTATGGGAAATAAGATATTATAGAATGATatcaaacaaccctctcttgGAAGAGGCCTAACAAAGCTTGTCTCGGTCTCAATATGGTGGAATACAACAGATTGAAGAGCAAAGTAAAGAAATCCACCTCCCAGTCCTACGTCACTCTAATAAAATTAATGTTCCACTAATTAGAGTTATTAGAAATTTGTAAATGATCCACAGAAGCATCCTTAAAGCAACAAATATTGAATTGCTCTGGAAAAGCTATCTTAAGGGTTTAATCCTCACACCACGCATCATGCCAAATTTTAATCTTGAAATCGTTACTCACCTCAATTCTAGTAGATCCTTTtgaataacttttttaaataaaagtccTGCTTTTTTGGTCTTGAAATTCATTTATCAAGTTGATGGTACGGACAGAGACATTTGAGTGGACATTTTACACATGTTACATAATTACCACTTCGAAAAAGGGGCAAGCAAGCGGGAAGTGAAGTTGAATTTGGCTTGGAGTGGAGTGATCAAGAGCAATCAGTTTCCCCTAGCATGATTTCCTGGCATTCATCCAAACTCATGTGGTAACATAAGGTGGCATATTCACATTTTATGTTACTCACGGATTAAAATAAGGCATTGAAGAACTGGTCAGAGATTAGACCTTAATTTTACATCAGCTAGGCTCTAGGTTTGGTCATTATTGCCTTAGGAATACTATCATGCCACCACTATAGCATATTCAGACCTAATCCTTTTTGGAAGCCATATAATTCCAGCTAGTTGTTTTCTTAGTTTTCCGATTCTTTCTAGGTCAGCCATATAAAAAAAGCTCATCtatcaaaatccaatctttcaACCTATAGTTCAATCTACAAACACTAGCCCTTTCATCTAAAATCCTAGGCCCCAGATTCACAAATTCTCGTAATGCTAAGCCCACCACAAGTACTCATATACAGGTTTCCTAAATTTGTCTTACATCATACtgctttttcttcttgattttgtttCATCTGTCAAAGAAATTGTGTATTTAACTAGCAACATATACTACgcaaacagaaaagaaaataagaagtaATTTTATCTTAACGTCCATGTAAGtaaatcttttttaattatttcaaaatgcAGCGACGACCATATCTTTAGTACTACCTTTGAAACTTGGAACCACTGGAAAATTTATTTAAGCCctttgctcaggaaaaaaaaaaaaaaaacttatttaatgACATTTACTCAGTTATTTCAAAATAAGTAGTATACTTCTCCATATGACTTTATTATGAATGCCTATTCTGTAACATCCAGTGTTCTGGGATGAAAACTACAACGATTTAATAATATAGTTCAAAGCCAAAAGTGTCGAGCTTAAACCCTGACTCTACAGTTTACCTCTCATTACAATTAAATACTTCACATATTAGGCCtttcacttattaaaagagaGCTTGGGTCCACACgtgaagaaaattatttatctattaattaaatgattaaatttattcatttgttGATATAGGGTTTACATGTTGCAGGAGAAATTTGTTGAATGTTATGAATTTTCTTAtaaatgcatttctttttataatttgtttctgttttaatGCATCGGATaaacatgggaaaaaaaaattcatttcacaTATCAATAATAATGAAGGATATTATGTGCTACTCTCAAAACATATATGCACCAGAAGTGGGAAAATTTCGTAATTATGAGGAGTTGAGAAATGGCCAGGTAACAACCTGATTGAGATAGAGGGAAAAatccataacattttttttttttaattaccatGCTTCATCCAccattaacttttaatttttttatatatataatggtagcAGAAATGTACGCAAGATGGACACCATAATGTAAATAAGCATATTTCTCTTTCCAATACATATGGTTATGATGGATTAAAGCAAAGATCAAtatctaaaaacaaaataaggaaaaatgcTCATTTGGCCTATGAGGTATAGACTTTTACGAAACAactcaggtttttttttttttttaggtgaaatttcatttaattcCTTGAATTTTCATCGCTTTTGCAATCACCCCTTAAAATTGTATAACCTTTCAATTTAGTGCATCAAacgttaaaaaatttgtaatgtcacGCCCTGTTTGGGTTTGGGGTTAAATCAAACGAAAAATTGgtgaaatgacctttatatcTCAGTAAAATTTATGTTTTACAAAATTATCTtagttaaatacttttttttatttttaaaatagtggtattttggaaattttcagGCCTCTTTTaggatttaacataaaattttaatagatttgacattgcaaaattttaaagtttgatacacaaaattaagagtttttgaagtttacgGAGGTGAGTGCAAATGCAATGAAAGTTCAATgaagttaagtgaagttttctcttttAATGCTATGGTTTCTTATGGTGTTTTTCTAATCCTACGTGGATATTGTTTTCTATAAAAGCAGGAAAAAACTTACTCCATTAgtctctcatattttttttagaaagcaATATCTATATAGGATAATGAGAACACACTAAGAGGAaccgtagcatttctctttatatttttttattaaatgaggACATGTGTCATCTTttaattgggtatgacatgacaacaccattaaaaatttaatgaaaagtGAACTGAAAGATCTATTtgataacaaattttttttttaaaaacaacaacaacaacaacaacaagaagaaaatgagtaaaattgaaaccaaacatttttttaaacaaatgtaGATTGTAATTGGCACATCAgaataagagaataaaaatgagataaaaatgtaatttctaacatttctaaaaataaaaaaatttaaatttataagtaaaaatataaaaaagggaaaagtccacttaccccctcaaactaccgtTTAATTGACAATTtctccccaaacttttaattgagataACGTCCCTGTAAACGaccaaaaaatttataatgttcCTCCTAAGactagaaaaaatacaaaaataaccctAGATGTTTTTCCATAAcacaaaaatattctaataattttttttttttttaaaaaaaaaatctttaagaaaaaacacaaataatttttttaaaaaaaattgaggtgcTTGTTGGCTTGGTCGGCAAGCAAGCAAATCTGGATGGTATTCTCGTGAATAGAACAAAGATGAAGGCATTTTCGTCAACCCATTAAAACCCAGGATTCAATATTCTTATGACGTCACTCTCTTATTACTTCAGTGTTCGAAAAATTGGAGCGTGCTTGTTCTTTCTCCcgtctctctgtttctcttctCACGCTTTGCCTCCAAAACAATTTTCGAAGTCTGTCTTTGATCGGAAGAGGAAGGACGCCATGAAAATTCGAGTTCCGGAACGGGAGGAGGTGGAGAAGGACGACATTACAGTCAAACGAAGAAATAGTAATCTgatcatcattttctttatattttctgagAGAGAGTTAGggtttcttttgatttaattttggtGTGCAGAGGAAAATgtctgttgtgcaaattttgcAGAGTGAAAGGATGGAAGGGGGAATGCCGAAGAGAGGCGTTCGAAGCGACCCACTCTTATTTGCAAGAGTTATAGTTTCTTTCCATAGTAATAACCCTACGTCTCTTTATTTGGGTTTTGTCTTTATGTCcttattttattccaattaataattgttaTTTCCATAGTAGGAGTCCAAGACTTATATGGAATTGTAAGGTATTGCCTTTATATGGCACCTCACGTTCCTTGTCCAAGTCAGAGTAGGGTTATGAGTCCTAACCCTAAGTGTCGAATGTAACTTCTATTTAAGCAGAGTTTTGCATTAAAGTTGGGAGGAGAATATTTTAGCAAAATCGATACTTTGTGTTGTGAGGATTGGGGTCTCTCTAACgatctcaatttattttctatgttGTGAGGTTTGGGGTCTCTCTAAGgatctcaatttattttctgcaatCATAGGCAAGACTCATCCTGTTTTCATACCGACTGCCCAGGCCACTTTGGTCACCTGGAGCTCGCCAAGCCTACCTGCGTAAAGCCCATTGACAGTTGGATCTAAAGTCCAAGGGTTGCGTGTGGATTTAAAAATTTGGCCTCAATTGCATGTGAATTCTACTAAGATTCGGACTTTGTCTGCCAAACCCTATTGGAGGATGCAGACCAACAGGGTGCGGCGGAACAGGAGCACTTTTTACTTGCCCAAAGATGTGGTCAGAGACATTCTGTTGAGGCTGCCGGTGAAGCCCCTTGTTCGATTCAGGCTGGTATGCAAATCCTGGTCTGCCTTGCTGAAAAGTCGTGATTTTACGACCACCCATCTCAGCCGCTCAGCCAGTCATGGCTGCAATCACCTACTACTTGTTAACACTCAAGGAGTTAATAGCCATACCATGGCCTTGATATCGAGGAAAGCGCTCGATGTGGCGGTCCCGATAGAAACTCCAGAAGAAGCATGCGGGCCTATGGGAATGGTGGGTTCTTGTAATGGTTTAGTCTGTTTATATCGTGATTGGTGGGTTTATATGTTTTGGAATCCTGCTACTACAGAAAACAGGATTCTGCCCACACCTCTCATCGATAATCCCACCTTCCGGAATAAAGAGATAATGAGAGTCTCCGTAGGATTTGGTTATCATTGTAATGATTACAAGATGGTGAGGATTGTGTATTGTAGTGATTGTGCCGACGTTGAGGTGTACTCGACGAGTAGGGGTTGTTGGAGAGTGATCAATTCCATTTTGCCATGTGAGAGCAAGCAGCGTACGTGTTCGGTAATCCTCAAAGGAGTGCCATATTGGCTGGGTTCTGCTTCTGGCAAACGgtttgtcttgtcttttgacATGGGCAAAGAGGTGTTTCGGCAGGTGCTTGTGCCCTCAGATCCTGACCCTTCTTACAAGAGTCTTGGGGTATTCAATGGATCCTTGGCTATAATCTACCATCCTTGCCCTGCAGACTTAGTCAgcaatttcattgatttttggGTGATGAAAGATGACGAAAGTTGGAGCAAAGTAGTGAGGATTGGACCCTTTTCAGGTATGGGGTTCCCGCTCAGGTGTTGGGAAGATGGGGTTGTCATATGGGCGCAGGGCGATTACGGAAGGTTGCTAGTGTATGACCCCATTACCAAATCAATAAAGCGAGTTCCTCCAATGTATTGGGCTCCCAAGATTTGTACTACCAGCGTTTCCAGTTACATCGAGAGCTTAGTTTCTGTCAACGGAAGAAACACCAAACATCTGTAATTTTAGCGTAGATTACTCGTCTACTgattataattaatgaaataaacaaGTTGATGCCAACCCGATTCGTGGCTAGCTAGTACctcatttttgctttttgttagAATAGTTTTCTTGTCTTGTTTATCGCATTTTAATTTCtctgtaaatatatatatttcttgtaatACAGTGGTTTTCATTggtctctttttctctcttctactttgttctctctctctctatatatatatatatatatatttaaagtaGGTCAAGAATTTTAGTGTAATTGCCATGAAACTACTCTTTGAGTCTCCAATCCTAGTCTGTTAGGTGACTGAACTTCTATAATTGATTGAGATATGATGCTTACGATATTGATatcacatttatatatataatgctactTGAGCATTATAACAATCATGTAACATTTCCACGTACAAGTTTATACGGGCATTACTACGGCACTACAATTTGTGCGTATTATTCCTTGATCAATACTATAACTGCGCTACTACATTTTACTTAACTATGTAAAAGCTATATGGACATTATTATAACATCGCATGTAAAACCTATCTAAGCCAAATAAACAAGGCTAAAGTTTAGAGATTTTTGAGAGGTGCATTCGTTGAACATCCATAGAAACGGTCTAGTATTCTTTAGATGAATACATATTTGATACACAATGAAGTGTACATCTATACAAATTTATAATCATTTGATGTTTAGTTTACAGGCAAaattttttgcatttatatttattcGTATATTCATAATTTGATAAATGCTacaaactttaaaatcttttttttttcttggtgaaAGTTCATAAGGTCGTTCTTTAAAATGTAAATTCTgtctaaaagaaaataatgattcaTTTGGTTGAAAGTACTTGGGTAGAATAATTTCATTCTGTTTTAATTTCAAGTAGCATGAATAATGTATGAAACGTACAAATTGTTTACAGTAGAACAAGAAATTAGAAGTCAATCCCCCTACAATGTCTCCTACATTTCTCCCTTtgcattcatttaaaataaaaagtggggAAGAAAGGGTAAAAAATAAGCTTAGTTTGGTACATCTACACTTCTGTATCTCAGAATCTCAACGCCCAGGTAGTCAACAGAACCAGGAACAGCAACATGAGGCTTTCCAACTTTCACACGAATAGCAGATATCTGCGGGTGCTTCGTGAAAGTGATTGACGCAATAAGCTGAGCCACCGACTCTAGAAGATTCTGAGGAGGTCCTTCTACAACTTCTTTAACTATTCTGCATTTCACCAATTCAACCAATTACATATAACCTTATATCAAACCAAGCCTACATAACATATCGATGGGTTGCAGAATGAAAAGATTAATCATAAATTACAATTTGTATCCTACCCAACAAGCAAAGGATTAAGCTGCCAACGCATGAAAGCTGTTGGGGTGTAGCACAACCGTTTTGGAAacagatcctctccatttcatttgaaatggagaggaaccaTTTAGGTTGAAATAAAGAGAAACCATTTAGGCAAAAGGGTAGGACATAATTGTCCTTCTCTTAAAAGATGAGGGTAATCTTGTCTcaatttttacacatttttcaCTAAatggctcctctccatttcattttaaatggagaggatccatttccAACCGTTTTCTTGCTGACAGCAATGCGAGTTTTCGTGATACGGcacataaaagaaattaagGCAGCATTTGTTTTGACAAAAATTGTGGGTGTTAAAATACCACACTATGCAGGTTTGTTTAGCTATATATCTGCCAATCGTATAAGATCTCAGGCTTATTGCAGTTTCCATAAGCATTTCCATTTAGTGAGAACCACAGAAATTAGATGAACTTTTGCCAATCAAAGCagaaactaataattaaagaatGCATCTTATGTATGACTTGTCACGTTTCATGTCACTATAAAAGAAGGAGTCAAATAAAAGCTTACCGATAAATATCAGTGTAGCTAACGGTATCTGACAAACAATCAGAATGACCAGCCTGCCGAAGGTCCAACCAGGCATCAATGTCCACCAAGAATTTCTGACCCAGCTTCCTTTCTTCTGGCTTCACCCCATGATATCCATGGAACTTCAACCCTCTCAATATCAGTTTGTCTCCTCTCATTACTGCAACATCTTCCATCATTGCTCCTAACAAGAGTCAAAACTTATTAGCCATACACTTACTTAAAAGGGCAGCACGACAACCCTAAGTGTCAAACTAAATATGTATGGGGACCATATAGAGtgctttaagaaaaatgcatgtttcCTTTAACCAATAGAACAATGAATTTGTGCAAACTATTATTAGGATGAAATTCGGTTAAACCCCCAATGGGTTGTGCCAATTCTAATTGCATCCATCAGTTTTAAACTTTTCTAACCACATCTCTTATGGCACTTAATTTTTCTAATACACCATTTTCCTCCCCTTGGGACTTTTCGAACTAGCTAGTGACCTCCTCTTTTGTTATATGCACCACTGGAACTTACGTTATATGAGATCATGTGACCTTACACTTACCAGCAACTTAAATTGAACAACAATAAGATTGGAGAAATCATAACAAATAAACGTtagatagagaaagaaagaaaaaagggggaagGCAAGGGTTGTTTGGTAGAAAGCAGTGCGTACTCCAGCGCACTGCCATTGCGGCCACTACAGACCTTGAATTTGATTGGTAGAGAGTGGTGTGCCAAGGGCATTTTGCAGTTATAGGCAGAAGCATCAAGGTAACAACAGTGGTGTGGCAGGGTCCACACAAGCCCCTCAACCACGCCAAGTGCCAATGACTGGCTGTACAACTCTAGAAAGgccctctgtttttttttttggctacaaGAGACTAAACCAATAATAGTAGCTTTCTAAAAGGAGTTTACATATGGTAGCTTTCTGGGGCAGTGATTCTAGTCAAGAATTTATAAGCGAGATTGGAAACTTTCTTTTCCTCTAGATTCAAAAAATCTTTCCAAGTCACTGAAATTCATGTCAAGTTTCAACCATCTAGCCATACTTTTTCTCTAACCAGTAAGTAAGCCACAGACGATCAAGGGTTTTCCCgaagatgatatatataatacttgagaaaaaaaaaaacattattttcaaGGGATGGTTGAAGAGTCTCACAAGGCGCATGTAGTTGATAAGAGACATAAATGTTAACATCAACCACAAAGCACatatataaaacagaaaaaaaaaaaaaaaaaaaagaataagaaaaaaagaaggcgCCAAAAGAAGCATTACAGCTGTAAAAGACAAGATAAAATCGATCACAGTATTGCCCAAAGAAGTAAATTTACCAAGTAATAGCTGAACCAGGCAAAGGGAAGCTTCGGAATTTAGTATCAAACACGAGAATGCCTTGATTTGGTGGATTTACAGAGAAATTCCTCAGGTAAAGAGAGAGCCCTAGAGTTGATGATCCAAGGAAAAAGATACAGAGAGCACCTTTATCTATCAGCTTGGCCATGAAACCCTAAGGACATgaagagagaggaaaagaacAGGTTAGTTCGGTGTGTCGGAAATGCTCTTATTGGTTTACTGAATTAAATGGCCATACGAGGGGTCCTGAATCTCACCCCCAATGCTGTGAGATGGTCTGGGcccattttcacaaaattcccGTGGATGAATCTAATGGGAAGGAATGGAACAACAGAGTATTGAGAGGGTGTTTTacgaaaaattgaaaaacttgaGTGTGTAAGAATCGCCCAGACCATGGGAGCTTGCCCTAATTTAAAAATCCTAACCAGAAACCAATGCATGTTACAGCAAACAAAATTTTCCCACTGATAAGGAGCACATATTACCTTACGAATACACCAAACCACAATCTCCAAACACCCGAGATTAACCTCATTGTTTGAAAAATCCACATTATGAATCAAAACCTTTGTTCTACACAACGAAATCCTGTTTGCGAACAGCAAGCACATCAAACCAAAATGAACTACGAACTTCAAACTAAACTTTTCTGAAACAACGGTTTCCATGAAATAATCGAACTTTTCATTTCAAACCAAGCTTTTCTCACACGGTCACACCCACATAAAGTAAAGAATTCTAAACCCCTAACGCGCGTGGAAAACTTAACCCATGAAGAACTCACCAAAGCTAAAATGTTTTCAAGCACTGAAACCCATCAATAATTCACAACAGCACACTCAAAATTACTATCCgaacaaacaaaatttgaactttgtaACTGAGATATGGATCAAATGTGACAGTGGAAATTCAATCAATTCAAAAGGAAGGAACCCAAGAAACTATGTGAGTAAGATTTCACTTTACCACTACTGGGTATTTCCATGACCGTAAGTTTTCACCGGAAAACTGCCACACCAGCACCGGAAAATATGCAACACCGAGAAAGTGAGAACTATGCTCCCTAGAAAACTTACCAACTTTACCACTACTGGTTTCGCTCTCTGTGTTCTCACTCGTTGCTGTACTGAAACTAGGGGGAGGGgcgtggaagaagaagaaaagggggAGAAGATGAGGGTGCGTAAAAGAGAAAgtggatgaaaaaaaataaacagagaggGGTAACAGAGAGGGGTGGagggtggagagagagagagagaggaagaaaacaacaacaataataataataataataataataataatatttaaagaaattaaatagtaaaatatagggtaaagtccacttaaccccctcaaactattaccccaataacaatctacccctcaaactatcaattacgataatttatctcacaaactaccaaaacaatggcAGTATACcctaattttaataaaataacgaaattacccttactaaaataaaaacaaaatactaaaatttaattttttcttttcaaatttcaaggatatttttgtcttattaaaaattatataggaatattttcgtcattttactagcattggggggtacattatcattgttttggtagtttgaagagcaaattgttataattgatagtttggagagtaaattgtcattggaatgatagtttgaagaagttaagtgaactttaccctaaaaTATATAATCTTTGTATTGAGAagttagtagctaaaatagccGCTCAGtctctaacaaaaaaaaaaaaaaacatgctcCAATATAACGTCTTGCAGCCCTCACCAATGAGCAAGCTTTGGACCTTTGGTGTAGAATGAAGACCGGAAAAGAAATCAGATATAATGTAAAATAGAGAAcatgaaatttctttaattttttcaacagtacaaatttaattttgaatttttatgagAGAAATGAAATTTGCATTGTCTTTAGAGCACCTTAAGCCAAATCCATAATTTACAGCCATATTCCTATAACGTGTCCCAACATTTTCTGGTAAGAAAGAGAAACTAACATAGAAATTTTTGGTGGCAGAGAAAAACAATTTGGACATTTACCtgagagtaatgttagaagttttTCATGtccctctaaaaatgatgtaaatcaccattagacttgtgattgattactattaaattttgatcaagtagtgattttaaaagttatttcatttttagataaacataaaagagacttttagaattactcttagCGTAATGATAAGATTACTTGCTTAAATTtgaatcatttatttttccaacaAGCTTGACAATTAAACGTTTGCCCTTGATACATGATTAAAACATAATCAATATCATATTAAGCTGAACTTGATCAGGTTAATTAATTTGACAGGTTTGTCCACTataaaataaccttttttttttataaaaaaagaaaaagaaaaaaagaaacaataattctCCTGTAAACTtgttaataaagtgacaaaaaaaaTCTCGATTGATGATCAATGAGCTAATCAACTCAATTCTCATGAACCTGTTTGTTAACAATTTAGTCTCTCCCTCCTTCAGGGTAAGATTTAAGAGTTGACTCAACAAGCTACAAAATCTCA
Above is a genomic segment from Corylus avellana chromosome ca9, CavTom2PMs-1.0 containing:
- the LOC132162236 gene encoding arginine-specific demethylase JMJ22-like; this translates as MKLEDYFRYSDQAREERPLYLFDPKFAEKVPKLGLEYEVPVYFQEDLFSVLGHERPDYRWIIIGLAGSGSSFHIDPNSTSAWDAVIKGSKKWVLFPPDLIPPGVHPSPDGAEVACPVSIIEWFMNFYITTKTWKKKPIECICKAGEVIFVPNGWWHLVINLEESIAITQNYASRRNLLNVMNFLINAFLFIICFCFNASDKHGKKKFISHINNNEGYYVLLSKHICTRSGKIS
- the LOC132161610 gene encoding putative F-box protein At3g20705; the protein is MQTNRVRRNRSTFYLPKDVVRDILLRLPVKPLVRFRLVCKSWSALLKSRDFTTTHLSRSASHGCNHLLLVNTQGVNSHTMALISRKALDVAVPIETPEEACGPMGMVGSCNGLVCLYRDWWVYMFWNPATTENRILPTPLIDNPTFRNKEIMRVSVGFGYHCNDYKMVRIVYCSDCADVEVYSTSRGCWRVINSILPCESKQRTCSVILKGVPYWLGSASGKRFVLSFDMGKEVFRQVLVPSDPDPSYKSLGVFNGSLAIIYHPCPADLVSNFIDFWVMKDDESWSKVVRIGPFSGMGFPLRCWEDGVVIWAQGDYGRLLVYDPITKSIKRVPPMYWAPKICTTSVSSYIESLVSVNGRNTKHL
- the LOC132162572 gene encoding dihydroneopterin aldolase 2-like isoform X1 is translated as MEIPSSGAMMEDVAVMRGDKLILRGLKFHGYHGVKPEERKLGQKFLVDIDAWLDLRQAGHSDCLSDTVSYTDIYRIVKEVVEGPPQNLLESVAQLIASITFTKHPQISAIRVKVGKPHVAVPGSVDYLGVEILRYRSVDVPN
- the LOC132162572 gene encoding dihydroneopterin aldolase 2-like isoform X2 — its product is MMEDVAVMRGDKLILRGLKFHGYHGVKPEERKLGQKFLVDIDAWLDLRQAGHSDCLSDTVSYTDIYRIVKEVVEGPPQNLLESVAQLIASITFTKHPQISAIRVKVGKPHVAVPGSVDYLGVEILRYRSVDVPN